A single Bacillus sp. HMF5848 DNA region contains:
- a CDS encoding ATP-binding protein, with translation MKQLGTLYFFCGKMGAGKSTKSKQLAIDKHAVLLSEDEWLSCLYPNQIASFDDYLKFSAQLKPLVKKHVQNILSVGTDVVMDFPANTQKLRKWFLDMASEVNANHQLIFLNLNNEQCLRQIAQRRNEQPERAAFDTEAVFIHVTKFFEAPEASEGLNVLEFSGKE, from the coding sequence ATGAAACAATTGGGGACACTATACTTTTTCTGTGGAAAAATGGGGGCAGGAAAATCAACTAAATCAAAACAATTGGCGATAGATAAACATGCGGTACTGTTGTCTGAGGATGAATGGCTTTCATGTCTTTATCCCAATCAAATCGCTTCATTTGACGACTATCTAAAATTCTCAGCGCAGCTCAAGCCGTTGGTGAAAAAGCATGTCCAAAACATATTAAGTGTCGGTACAGATGTAGTGATGGATTTTCCAGCTAACACTCAAAAACTGCGAAAGTGGTTTTTGGATATGGCGTCAGAGGTCAATGCAAACCATCAATTAATTTTCCTTAATCTGAACAACGAGCAATGCTTACGTCAAATTGCCCAAAGGCGTAACGAACAACCTGAAAGAGCGGCTTTTGACACGGAAGCGGTGTTTATTCATGTTACAAAATTTTTTGAAGCACCAGAAGCATCCGAGGGTTTAAATGTTTTAGAGTTTAGTGGGAAAGAATAA